The Dehalobacter sp. DCM sequence CCGACTAAAACCGGTTGCCCAGCCATATGTTTTTCGATAATATCGTTGACTACGGCGTTAAATTTGCCTTCTTCCGTCCGATAAATGATATCGGGGAGATCCTGGCGGATCATCGGAAGGTTAGTAGGTACTTCTACAACGTCCAAATGATAAATATTAATAAATTCCTGTTCTTCAGTCCGAGCCGTACCCGTCATACCGCCAAGCTTTTTGTACATTCGGAAAAAGTTCTGGAACGTGATCGTTGCCAAGGTCTGTGATTCACGTTCGATCTTGACATTTTCCTTCGCTTCGATAGCCTGGTGTAATCCCTCGCTGTAGCGCCGGCCAAACATTAAGCGGCCGGTAAATTCATCCACAATGATGACCTGTCCGTCTTTGACGACATAATCCCGATCTCGCCTGAACAACGTATGCGCTTTAAGGGCTTGATTAACATGGTGGGCCACCTCATTGTGTAAATCATCATAAAGGTTGTCAACCCCGAGCATTTTTTCAACACGGGTTATTCCGGCTTCCGTAAGGGTAACCACTTTGTCCTTTTCATTAACATGATAATCATCCTCAATGATAAGCCTCGGGATGACTTTGGCGACGCGATAATACAATTCTGTCGGCTTGTCCGATTCACCTGAAATAATTAATGGTGTTCTGGCTTCATCAATGAGAATGGAGTCCACCTCGTCAACGATAGCATAATTTAATTCTCGCTGAACAACAGCCAGGGGATTTACTGCCATGTTGTCCCTCAAATAATCAAATCCAAATTCGTTGTTGGTGCCATAAGTGATATCTGCGTTATAACTCTCCCGCCGTTGGTCATGCGTCAAGCCATGAACGATCAATCCAACCGAAAGGCCCAAAAAGTTATAAATCTGACTCATCCATCCGGCGTCACGGGATGCAAGATAGTCATTCACGGTGACGACATGGACTCCCTTGCCGGTCAACGCATTTAAATACGTTGGTAGTGTTGCGACCAAGGTTTTACCTTCTCCGGTTTTCATCTCGGAGATTCGGCCGTCATGGAGGACCATGCCGCCGATAAGCTGAACATCATAATGCCGCTGACCAAGTACGCGTTTAGAAGCTTCTCTAACCACAGCAAAGGCTTCCGGCAATAAGTCGTCCAGGCTTTCTCCCTGCACAAGCCGTTCCTTAAATTCAGCTGTTTTCGCCTGTAAGGCTCGGTCGGAAAGAGCCTGCACCTGCGGCTCCATTTGATTGATTATGTCTACCTTTTTTTGATACTTTTTAATATCTCGCGCATTATCATCCAATAAATTTTTTAAAAATCCCATAGTTTCCACCTTTCACCTTTTTAAGGTGTATTTCCCTATCTATTTTAACACTCTGCTTCTAAAGGTTCAATCTAACCCTTTCTGCTAAACATTGCACCTTCATGCAGAGTATATTTTCATAACAAATGTCCCGCAATTGATATAACGGGACATTTGTTCGTTCCAGCTATGTTTGAACTCAGCGTCTACACTCAATTCACAATCCGAATGATGATTTAGAATTCGGGTTCCAGCAATCCATAACCGCCATGTTTGCGGCGATAGACAACATTGATCTGCTCCGTATCTGAATTAGCAAATACATAGAAGTTATGCCCAATTAAATTCATTTGCATAACAGCTTCTTCAACGGACATCATTTGGGCTGAGAATTTTTTGTTTTTGACAATACCGTCGACGATAGTAAGCTCTTCATCTTCTTCCATCACAAAACTGGGCTCTTCTTTTGTCCCCTTGACCCTATTCTTTCCTATGCGTTTCCGGTATTTCTCCATCTGACGTTCGAGCTTATCCACAACAAGGTCAATGGAAGAATACATGTTATCAGTTTCTTCTTCACCTCTCAGGATAAAGCCATTCAGCGGGGCAGTCACCTCAACTTTTTGACGTTCCTTCTCAACGGACAGCATGACTTGAATATCAAGGAAATCATCGGAGTACTTTTCCAGTTTACGAACACGTTTTTCAACATACTCTTTGAGGGAATCTGTGATCTTCATCTGTTTGCTTCGAACATTGATATTCATTGTCTCAACCCCTTTCGCCTGATACGATAGTAATAAACGGATACTCTATTAAGTATTCATCTTCGACCTTAAAATTCCTGCCACAATTTGTCTCGTTCCCTATATTATTGCCTGAGCATGCTGAAAACATCCTGAGAGCCTCTGTCGTTTTTTAAGTATATAATTTCCGTGGAGAGAGAAATTTCGTTGAAGTTATACACATTCAATTGTGGATAGTGTTGATAACTATGTTTTTTAGCGATTATTTCGGTTTTTTTTGGTGGATAACATCGTTTACAATCCGACAATTAGTACTTTAGTCCTGCATTTTATGTTTATCCTCTGTTTTTATTTTACAGCATTCTCTTAAAATCTTACTCTATTGACATTATTCTTCTTTCCCTGCACCCAGACAAACTGCGTATATATTGTCTATACCGCCTGTTTTCAGAGCTTTGCTGCATTCCTCCAAGGTTGCTCCAGTTGTGACAACATCGTCTACAAGCCAAACGGTATGGATATGCTTTCCAAAATTAGGTTTAAGTGTAAATGCACCTTGAAGGTTCTTCAGTCTTTCCCGGCGCCCTAACGCTGTTTGTGACAAGGTCTCCCTGTTCCTAAGAAGCATATCTTTAATGTCGATCCCCAAACGGCGACTGAGAATAGAAGCCAAGACCTCCGCCTGATTGTAGCCTCTTTGCGCTAATCGCGCAGGATGCATAGGAATAGGCACAAGGGCGTCGGGCGGAGGAAGCACGTTAATCACCCAGGACACAAGATCGTCAGCCAGGGCCAAAAGGTGATACGGCTGACTTTTAAACTTGATCCGGTGGATATAGTCCTTCAACGCGCCGTGATAGTGACCCAGCGCGGTGACTTTCCGGAGCCCCTGAGGCCCATTACCGGACTCGCAGTCTCTGCAGACTTGTTTCTGGATCGGAATAATTTTCCCGCAGGCAATACACCGCGGACTTTTTGTCAGCAGATATCGTTCTCGACAATCAGCGCATACCACATCCTCCGACCGATTACCGCATAATACACATTCCTCTTCGTCCTTAAACCAGAGCGTGGCTGCGTACTGCTTTGAATTAAGCCACGCTACCTGCAGATTATTACGCCATCCGCTCATGTGAGCTCCCCCAGGCTTTGGCCAGATCGTTCTGTTCAATGATCCATTGCCTTGCCTCTACCATTGCCGGCGTTTCTCTGCTAGCCAGGAACAATACTTTACCAAAATTGCAGGTGTCGTGTCTTCCTGTTCTTCCGGCCATTTGAACCAGCGTCCGGGTATTAAAAATCTCATGGTCTGCATAGAGAACAACGGTCTGGACACCCTTAATCGTTATCCCTCGTTCCAAAATGGACGTACTAATAAATATATCTCCCTTTCCCCTACTGAAATCCATTATTTTATTGACTCTAGCTGGATCGGAACTCCAGCTCCCATCGATATTCAAATCTCCTAATAAGTGGGTCAGCAGCGTTTTCCACATTTTCACCAGGGCAATAGTAGGGACGAAAACCAGGACAGGGCCATAATAAGTCAATTCACTGAGCGTTTCTTTCAGAACTTTCAAAGGTTGTTCCAAATTTCTTTTATCATAGGCTTGTGACGGTATCCTGTATGTTTCTTTGAGTTCGATTTTATGCCATTCCGGAACAGGTAGCGGATGGCCATGGTAGCGAATGGGCAAACGCACGACCGGGCGTTTCTCAGCAGAAAAACGAGCCAATATTTCCTTGGAAGGCGTTGCTGTAAGGTATACCATTTGCCCGTTTTCTTTTAAAGCTTGACGCAGACCAAACGCCAATACCTGATTGCCTGTATAAGGGTAGGCGTCCATTTCGTCAAAGATAACGACATCAAATGCACGGTAGAATCGCAGAACCTGATACGATGTAGCCACTGTGAGCTGCGCGGGTTTATAATCATGGGACACTGCCCCGCTCAGGAGCTTAATTTCTATATCTGGAAAACATTTCACCAGACGCGGCTGCACGTCATGCACAACGTCCAGTCTAGGTGCCGCAAACAACACCTTCTTTTTCGTATGCAAAAGGTGTCTGATCAAAGGAAAACACACCTCCGTCTTACCTGCACCACAGGCAGCCCAAAGTAAGGTTTCCTTTTCCTTATCCCCAAGCACGCATTGCCATAATTCCTCTGCCGCATGCTTTTGGCCATCGGAATAATTAAGTGCAGGCGGCTGGCATTCTTCAAACAGAAGCGAGCTCTCCTCACTGACACGTTCCATCACTGATTGCGGCTGTTTTAAGCGGAAAAGAACCTGTAGTGAATTGATTGGGCCGATATTCTGACAATCCTGACAAGTAATCGTTTTTGCATAAATCGACGGCCACGCTACAACATTACTGCTGCCGCAGCGCTGACAAATTTGGCGGTTACCCTCTTCTTTAAAAGCGGTCAGCCATTCAGCCAGACCGGAGCATACAGCGAACTGCATAAGAGCAACAACGTCTTCTTCCTTTATACCCAGTTCATTACCCAGTAGCACGATCTCGTTCTCCGCCAGTTGCCTTCCTTCAACAAACCTCAGAAATGACTGAAATAAACTATCATTCTTTTGGATATGCCGGATAAAATTCTCTTGCGAATCATCTTCATAACCATGTGTTTGTTCACCATTTCTGTTGCAATCACACTTCTTCCAGATATCCGCCTCACGGATATCTTTCCAGGAGGGCAACTCTTTTCCAACTCTGATGTTGATCTCATCACGCTCGATCAAGCTTATGATATTTCTTAGCGCTCTTTCCCCCGGATCCTTTCGTTTTTGTTTCCCGGGCCACAAAAAATAAGCAGGTTCTGAGATTATCGCTTTATTTAAACAATTTAAGGGCAAGCCGAGATTGATATACCGTTCCCAATCTCCTACCAGCCTGTCCACTGCGGGGACAGGTGAAAAACCGAATTCAGCTTTCGCGTTCATCATAAGATGAAACAACATTGTTTTTACCCGATATGCTAACCAATAAGTTAAATTCGCTGTTGACTCTGTCAATCGGTTACAGCATATGTTCCCTTCTTACAAAATTCACCGTTAAACCTGGAAAACGTTTCTCCAAGCGCACTTTTACATCGCCGCGGACCCTTGGTTCAAAAATATCGGAAGATTCGATATTCATAACAATACCAGTTGTTCTCCCTGTAGTCTTTCTGATCATATAGATTTCTTTTTCCATGTCTTCAAAATCAAATACCAAGGAAGTGACCATTACCCTGCTTGTGGCATTGCATGGTGCCGATGATAAGTGCAAATCCATGATTTTTCGCTGCACTGCATGGGGAATTTGCCATTCATATCTGCCTGCACATATCCAAGCTAGAATAATTGCGCACGTAAACACAATAATCAGTAGCATGTTATCGTCCTGCCTTCCCGTTATCATTGCGATATTATCCTCATCGTTATAATGATATGCGGCAGCAGTTTAAGCGGTTCTGTTCATCCCAGCCAGCATCCAAAAAAGGATGCCAACAATTCCAAATAACATATCTGCATCAAACGCACTGTGAAGGCCTAAATAGAGAACAGCCGTTTTACTGATGATCGGATCCATATTTTTTTCGATGATCAGACTGCGAACATAGTTAAAAACCCCTTTTCCTGCCCAAATTATGCAAATTGCTACTCCTGCCAGTCCCTGGTTAAGCAGGATACGGCAAAATGAAGAGTGGGGATCCAGTGTCCAATAAGCTGTGGTCTGTACGAAGGAAAACGCCAGCCACCCGCCTGCCCGCGGCAGAAAATGCGCATCCCAGGCAAGTTTGATACTATCTCGGAAATAGTGCATTCT is a genomic window containing:
- the secA gene encoding preprotein translocase subunit SecA; this encodes MGFLKNLLDDNARDIKKYQKKVDIINQMEPQVQALSDRALQAKTAEFKERLVQGESLDDLLPEAFAVVREASKRVLGQRHYDVQLIGGMVLHDGRISEMKTGEGKTLVATLPTYLNALTGKGVHVVTVNDYLASRDAGWMSQIYNFLGLSVGLIVHGLTHDQRRESYNADITYGTNNEFGFDYLRDNMAVNPLAVVQRELNYAIVDEVDSILIDEARTPLIISGESDKPTELYYRVAKVIPRLIIEDDYHVNEKDKVVTLTEAGITRVEKMLGVDNLYDDLHNEVAHHVNQALKAHTLFRRDRDYVVKDGQVIIVDEFTGRLMFGRRYSEGLHQAIEAKENVKIERESQTLATITFQNFFRMYKKLGGMTGTARTEEQEFINIYHLDVVEVPTNLPMIRQDLPDIIYRTEEGKFNAVVNDIIEKHMAGQPVLVGTISIERSERISDMLKKKNIPHQVLNAKFHEIEAQIVAKAGEPGMVTIATNMAGRGTDIVLGEGVKEIGGLHIIGTERHESRRIDNQLRGRSGRQGDPGSSQFYISLDDDLMRLFGGDNIAGLMDKLGMDDSIPVESKIVSKSIENAQKRVEGRNFDIRKHVLNYDDVMNKQREIIYSQRRDVLTGGNLKDQVMEMIQKVIVDTVARYSADSPYPEEWDLVSFLEYIDNVILPDHDFTAEQITNLSREEVEELLLDSVHELYASREAQFGSELMREIERAVVLQVVDTRWKDHLVAMDSLKEGIGLRAYGQRDPLIEYRNEAFEMFQGMIEAIQEDVATYILRVTPRITTQVPEQNQKVTENRYEEEEKEKAKTPRKAGEQIGRNDPCPCGSGKKYKKCCGINA
- the hpf gene encoding ribosome hibernation-promoting factor, HPF/YfiA family; the protein is MNINVRSKQMKITDSLKEYVEKRVRKLEKYSDDFLDIQVMLSVEKERQKVEVTAPLNGFILRGEEETDNMYSSIDLVVDKLERQMEKYRKRIGKNRVKGTKEEPSFVMEEDEELTIVDGIVKNKKFSAQMMSVEEAVMQMNLIGHNFYVFANSDTEQINVVYRRKHGGYGLLEPEF
- a CDS encoding ComF family protein; the encoded protein is MSGWRNNLQVAWLNSKQYAATLWFKDEEECVLCGNRSEDVVCADCRERYLLTKSPRCIACGKIIPIQKQVCRDCESGNGPQGLRKVTALGHYHGALKDYIHRIKFKSQPYHLLALADDLVSWVINVLPPPDALVPIPMHPARLAQRGYNQAEVLASILSRRLGIDIKDMLLRNRETLSQTALGRRERLKNLQGAFTLKPNFGKHIHTVWLVDDVVTTGATLEECSKALKTGGIDNIYAVCLGAGKEE
- a CDS encoding DEAD/DEAH box helicase family protein, which gives rise to MMNAKAEFGFSPVPAVDRLVGDWERYINLGLPLNCLNKAIISEPAYFLWPGKQKRKDPGERALRNIISLIERDEINIRVGKELPSWKDIREADIWKKCDCNRNGEQTHGYEDDSQENFIRHIQKNDSLFQSFLRFVEGRQLAENEIVLLGNELGIKEEDVVALMQFAVCSGLAEWLTAFKEEGNRQICQRCGSSNVVAWPSIYAKTITCQDCQNIGPINSLQVLFRLKQPQSVMERVSEESSLLFEECQPPALNYSDGQKHAAEELWQCVLGDKEKETLLWAACGAGKTEVCFPLIRHLLHTKKKVLFAAPRLDVVHDVQPRLVKCFPDIEIKLLSGAVSHDYKPAQLTVATSYQVLRFYRAFDVVIFDEMDAYPYTGNQVLAFGLRQALKENGQMVYLTATPSKEILARFSAEKRPVVRLPIRYHGHPLPVPEWHKIELKETYRIPSQAYDKRNLEQPLKVLKETLSELTYYGPVLVFVPTIALVKMWKTLLTHLLGDLNIDGSWSSDPARVNKIMDFSRGKGDIFISTSILERGITIKGVQTVVLYADHEIFNTRTLVQMAGRTGRHDTCNFGKVLFLASRETPAMVEARQWIIEQNDLAKAWGSSHERMA